The Arachis ipaensis cultivar K30076 chromosome B07, Araip1.1, whole genome shotgun sequence genome includes a window with the following:
- the LOC107607887 gene encoding ATP-dependent DNA helicase PIF2-like, with the protein MEELNFDVNALANELGGYLERLTDEQKFAYDQIIGAVSGNMGELFFLYGQGSCGKTFLWSTISCSIRSKGGIVLNVASSGIAALLLSNGRTAHSRFKIPLTINEDSLYSIKHGSSLARDILRCSDSYNAHLPFGGKVVILGGDFRQILPVIPRGSRQDIIQSSINSSYLWHNCKILKLTKNMRLSLSENTNIQELRNFAEWLLKIGDGLAGDTTDGESIVHIPSDILVKNSETALDDLIDFVYPDMLSNLSVENYFKDRAILAPTLDCVTDVNNKMTAELPGQERAYLSSDSMCTKEENMEFELDAFSPEILINGINCLGLPPHKLVLKVSAPVMLLWNIDQTNGL; encoded by the exons ATGGAAGAGTTGAATTTTGATGTTAATGCTCTTGCGAATGAACTAGGTGGGTATTTAGAAAGGCTAACTGATGAGCAGAAATTTGCATACGATCAAATAATTGGTGCTGTTAGCGGTAATATGGGTGAACTTTTCTTCTTATATGGTCAAGGTAGTTGTGGAAAAACATTCTTATGGTCAACTATATCATGCTCGATTAGGTCTAAAGGAGGTATAGTTTTAAATGTTGCTTCGAGTGGGATTGCTGCACTTCTGTTGTCTAATGGAAGAACTGCACATTCAAGGTTTAAAATTCCTTTGACCATAAATGAAGATTCTTTGTATAGCATTAAACATGGAAGTTCTCTTGCAAG AGACATCTTAAGGTGCTCAGATTCGTACAATGCTCATTTGCCATTTGGAGGTAAAGTTGTTATTCTCGGAGGAGATTTTAGACAAATTTTACCTGTGATTCCCAGAGGCTCAAGGCAAGATATAATTCAATCTTCTATTAATTCTTCATATTTATGGCATAACTGTAAGATTTTGAAGCTTACAAAAAACATGAGATTGTCGCTAAGTGAAAACACCAACATACAAGAACTCAGAAATTTTGCAGAATGGCTACTAAAAATTGGTGATGGTTTGGCTGGTGATACAACAGATGGTGAATCAATCGTTCATATACCATCTGACATTTTGGTTAAGAACTCTGAGACAGCTTTGGATGACCTCATTGATTTCGTGTATCCAGATATGTTATCCAATTTATccgttgaaaattattttaaggaTAGAgcaattcttgcaccaactctggATTGTGTCACTGATGTCAACAACAAGATGACTGCAGAGTTACCTGGACAAGAAAGAGCCTACTTAAGTTCAGACTCTATGTGTACTAAGGAGGAAAATATGGAATTTGAGTTAGATGCTTTCTCGCCGGAGATTCTAATAAATGGAATAAATTGTTTAGGTCTACCACCACACAAGTTGGTTCTAAAGGTTAGCGCTCCTGTTATGTTGCTCTGGAATATAGACCAGACTAATGGTTTGTGA
- the LOC107606181 gene encoding purine permease 1, translating into MAEAVEAQQQQQRKTTMKRTLLITNCILLSVGTSGGPLIMRLYFLHGGHRVWLSSCLETAGFPIMLIPLILSYFRRKNNRHYPSGTEKPITTMVSMKPPLFFAAAFIGILTGLDDYLYACGVARLPVSTSALIIATQLAFTAVFAFLLVRQKFTPYSVNAVVLLTVGAGVLALHTRSDRPAGESTVEYVKGFVMTLMAAALYGFVLPLVELTYKKAKQNLTYSLVMEIQFVMCFFATVFCVAGMIINNDFKVIPREAREFGLGRGNYYVVMVASAIMWQAFFLGAIGVIFCSSSLLSGILIAILLPVTEILAVIFYKEKFQVEKAVSLVLSLWGFVSYFYGEIKQANKEKKMKMMDSKNSIPETEQIQTLAVSHSPNNI; encoded by the exons ATGGCAGAAGCAGTTGAagcacagcaacaacaacaaagaaaaacaacaatGAAGAGAACCCTCCTCATAACTAACTGCATCCTCCTCTCAGTCGGGACCAGCGGCGGCCCTCTCATTATGCGCCTCTACTTCCTCCATGGCGGCCACCGCGTTTGGCTCTCCAGCTGCCTCGAAACTGCCGGATTCCCCATCATGCTCATCCCCCTCATCCTTTCCTACTTCCGCCGCAAAAACAATCGCCACTACCCTTCCGGAACAGAAAAACCTATAACTACGATGGTTTCAATGAAACCGCCACTGTTCTTCGCTGCCGCCTTCATCGGCATCCTCACCGGCCTCGACGACTATCTCTACGCCTGCGGTGTCGCCCGCCTCCCGGTGTCCACCTCCGCCCTTATCATCGCCACACAGCTCGCCTTCACCGCCGTCTTCGCCTTCCTCCTCGTCAGGCAGAAGTTCACGCCGTACTCCGTGAACGCCGTCGTGCTCCTCACCGTTGGCGCGGGGGTGCTGGCACTCCACACTCGCAGTGACCGGCCTGCCGGAGAGTCGACCGTGGAGTATGTGAAGGGTTTCGTTATGACTCTCATGGCGGCAGCTCTGTACGGATTCGTGTTGCCGCTTGTGGAGTTAACTTACAAGAAGGCGAAGCAGAACTTAACTTATTCTTTGGTTATGGAGATTCAGTTCGTGATGTGCTTCTTTGCTACTGTTTTCTGCGTCGCCGGCATGATCATCAACAATGATTTCAAG GTGATTCCAAGAGAAGCAAGGGAATTTGGGCTTGGAAGAGGAAATTACTACGTGGTGATGGTGGCAAGTGCAATTATGTGGCAAGCATTCTTCTTAGGAGCAATAGGAGTTATTTTTTGCTCCTCTTCGTTGCTGTCTGGTATTTTAATTGCTATATTGCTCCCCGTAACGGAAATTTTGGCCGTTATTTTCTACAAGGAGAAGTTCCAAGTTGAGAAAGCGGTTTCTCTTGTGCTTTCCCTGTGGGGCTTTGTGTCCTACTTTTATGGTGAGATTAAGCAAGCCAACAaggagaagaagatgaaaatgaTGGATTCCAAAAACAGTATCCCAGAGACAGAGCAGATTCAAACTCTTGCTGTTAGTCACAGTCCCAATAATATTTAG